The following coding sequences lie in one Terriglobales bacterium genomic window:
- a CDS encoding LemA family protein, with protein sequence MTFIILLVLLFIAAGVLWYFVTIYNGLVALKNDIDKSWSNIDVLLKQRHDELTKLLDVCKGYAQFEKSTFENIAKARSMYTAATTVDQKAQADQAVTTAVRGLFAVAENYPELKTNTSFMQLQGRITEIENSIADRREFYNDTVNTFNIRIAVVPDMFVAGMMQLKPREMFKAAEADKADVKMDFSAAGR encoded by the coding sequence ATGACGTTCATCATCCTGCTGGTGCTGCTGTTCATCGCGGCCGGCGTGCTGTGGTACTTCGTCACCATCTACAACGGCCTGGTGGCGCTGAAGAACGACATCGACAAGTCCTGGTCGAACATCGACGTCCTGCTCAAGCAGCGCCACGACGAACTCACCAAGCTGCTCGACGTCTGCAAGGGCTACGCGCAGTTCGAGAAGTCGACCTTCGAGAACATCGCCAAGGCGCGCTCCATGTACACCGCCGCCACCACCGTGGACCAGAAGGCGCAGGCCGACCAGGCCGTCACCACCGCGGTGCGCGGGCTGTTCGCCGTGGCCGAGAATTATCCCGAGCTGAAGACCAACACCAGCTTCATGCAACTGCAGGGACGCATCACCGAGATCGAGAACTCCATCGCCGACCGGCGCGAGTTCTACAACGACACCGTCAACACCTTCAACATCCGCATCGCGGTGGTGCCCGACATGTTCGTCGCCGGCATGATGCAACTGAAGCCGCGGGAAATGTTCAAGGCGGCGGAGGCCGACAAGGCCGACGTGAAGATGGACTTCTCAGCGGCCGGACGCTAG
- the lexA gene encoding transcriptional repressor LexA — MTFAFYSPILRAMALTKRQRELYDWISEFVGKHGYSPSFEEIGEGLGLSSLATVHKHVSNLEKKGLLKRDYNRSRSIDLIAPKGKMKQMMAAAAVGELPLLGRIAAGRPVEAVENPETISLTDFTRSKDVFVLEVRGDSMQDEAILDGDYILVEKTSVASNGDIVVALVDGMETTLKRIYKEGDKVRLQPSNAAMQPILVPAAAVRIQGRVIGVLRKY, encoded by the coding sequence TTGACATTCGCCTTCTATTCGCCCATACTGCGGGCGATGGCGCTCACCAAGAGACAACGCGAGCTGTACGACTGGATCTCGGAGTTTGTGGGCAAGCACGGCTACTCGCCCTCGTTCGAGGAGATCGGCGAAGGGCTGGGGCTGAGTTCGCTGGCCACCGTGCACAAGCACGTCAGCAACCTGGAGAAGAAGGGGCTGCTCAAGCGCGACTACAACCGCAGCCGGTCCATCGACCTGATCGCGCCCAAGGGAAAGATGAAGCAGATGATGGCGGCGGCCGCGGTGGGCGAGCTGCCGCTGCTGGGGCGCATCGCCGCCGGCCGCCCGGTCGAAGCCGTGGAGAACCCCGAAACCATTTCCCTCACCGACTTCACCCGCTCCAAGGACGTCTTCGTACTGGAAGTGCGCGGCGACTCCATGCAGGACGAGGCCATCCTCGACGGCGATTACATCCTGGTGGAGAAGACCAGCGTGGCCAGCAATGGCGACATCGTGGTGGCGCTGGTGGACGGCATGGAAACCACGCTCAAGCGCATCTACAAGGAGGGCGACAAGGTGCGGCTGCAGCCCTCGAACGCCGCCATGCAGCCCATCCTCGTCCCCGCTGCTGCCGTCCGCATCCAGGGGCGGGTGATCGGCGTGTTGCGGAAGTACTAG